A single region of the Chelonia mydas isolate rCheMyd1 chromosome 4, rCheMyd1.pri.v2, whole genome shotgun sequence genome encodes:
- the SGCB gene encoding beta-sarcoglycan isoform X3, which produces MAAAAAAGAAASEQQSSNGPVKKSMREKAVERRNINKEHNSNFKAGYIPIDEDRLHKTGLRGRKGNLAICVIVLLFILAVINLIITLVIWAVIRIGPNGCDSMEFHESGLLRFKQVSDMGVIHPLYKSTVGGRRNEDLVITGNNQPIVFQQGTTKLSVEKDKTSITSDIGMEFIDPRTQNTLFSTDYETHEFHLPNGVKILNVQKASTERITSNATSDLNIKVDGRAIVRGNEGVFIMGKTIEFRMHGDMELKAVKKQHYLKWNCDGQHISTSKFLWGKV; this is translated from the exons CAAAGTTCTAATGGCCCTGTGAAGAAGTCTATGCGTGAGAAGGCTGTGGAGCGGAGAAACATTAATAAAGAACACAACAGTAACTTTAAGGCTGGATATATCCCAATTGATGAAGACCGTCTCCATAAAACAGGCTTACGGGGCAGGAAAGGCAACTTGGCTATTTGTGTGAttgttctcctttttattttGGCTGTCATCAATTTGATT ATCACACTTGTCATCTGGGCTGTGATTCGTATTGGGCCCAATGGTTGTGACAGCATGGAGTTTCATGAGAGTGGCTTACTGCGATTTAAACAAGTATCCGACATGGGAGTTATACATCCATTATATAAAAGTACAGTAGGAGGCAGGCGTAATGAAGATTTGGTTATCACTGGAAATAACCAGCCT ATTGTATTTCAGCAAGGAACAACAAAACTTAGTGTGGAAAAGGACAAAACCTCCATTACCAGTGATATTGGTATGGAATTTATTGACCCAAGGACACAGAATACTTTGTTCAGCACAGACTATGAGACTCATGAGTTTCATTTGCCAAATGGAGTGAAAATTTTGAATGTACAGAAGGCATCTACGGAGAGG atTACCAGCAATGCTACCAGTGACCTAAATATAAAGGTTGACGGACGTGCCATTGTTCGTGGAAATGAAGGTGTTTTCATCATGGGCAAAACCATTGAGTTTCGCATGCATGGTGATATGGAACTAAAGGCAGTAA AAAAACAGCATTATCTTAAATGGAACTGTGATGGTCAGCACATCTCGACTTCCAAGTTCTTATGGGGAAAAGTTTAA
- the SGCB gene encoding beta-sarcoglycan isoform X1, which translates to MAAAAAAGAAASEQQSSNGPVKKSMREKAVERRNINKEHNSNFKAGYIPIDEDRLHKTGLRGRKGNLAICVIVLLFILAVINLIITLVIWAVIRIGPNGCDSMEFHESGLLRFKQVSDMGVIHPLYKSTVGGRRNEDLVITGNNQPIVFQQGTTKLSVEKDKTSITSDIGMEFIDPRTQNTLFSTDYETHEFHLPNGVKILNVQKASTERITSNATSDLNIKVDGRAIVRGNEGVFIMGKTIEFRMHGDMELKAKNSIILNGTVMVSTSRLPSSYGEKFNNVDWLRYKLCMCADGTLFRVEVKTRNMGCQTSVNPCGTTH; encoded by the exons CAAAGTTCTAATGGCCCTGTGAAGAAGTCTATGCGTGAGAAGGCTGTGGAGCGGAGAAACATTAATAAAGAACACAACAGTAACTTTAAGGCTGGATATATCCCAATTGATGAAGACCGTCTCCATAAAACAGGCTTACGGGGCAGGAAAGGCAACTTGGCTATTTGTGTGAttgttctcctttttattttGGCTGTCATCAATTTGATT ATCACACTTGTCATCTGGGCTGTGATTCGTATTGGGCCCAATGGTTGTGACAGCATGGAGTTTCATGAGAGTGGCTTACTGCGATTTAAACAAGTATCCGACATGGGAGTTATACATCCATTATATAAAAGTACAGTAGGAGGCAGGCGTAATGAAGATTTGGTTATCACTGGAAATAACCAGCCT ATTGTATTTCAGCAAGGAACAACAAAACTTAGTGTGGAAAAGGACAAAACCTCCATTACCAGTGATATTGGTATGGAATTTATTGACCCAAGGACACAGAATACTTTGTTCAGCACAGACTATGAGACTCATGAGTTTCATTTGCCAAATGGAGTGAAAATTTTGAATGTACAGAAGGCATCTACGGAGAGG atTACCAGCAATGCTACCAGTGACCTAAATATAAAGGTTGACGGACGTGCCATTGTTCGTGGAAATGAAGGTGTTTTCATCATGGGCAAAACCATTGAGTTTCGCATGCATGGTGATATGGAACTAAAGGCA AAAAACAGCATTATCTTAAATGGAACTGTGATGGTCAGCACATCTCGACTTCCAAGTTCTTATGGGGAAAAGTTTAATAATGTTGACTGGCTGCGCTACAAGCTCTGTATGTGTGCAGATGGAACTCTATTCCGAGTTGAAGTGAAGACCCGCAACATGGGTTGTCAAACCTCAGTCAACCCTTGTGGAACCACACACTAA
- the SGCB gene encoding beta-sarcoglycan isoform X2 — translation MREKAVERRNINKEHNSNFKAGYIPIDEDRLHKTGLRGRKGNLAICVIVLLFILAVINLIITLVIWAVIRIGPNGCDSMEFHESGLLRFKQVSDMGVIHPLYKSTVGGRRNEDLVITGNNQPIVFQQGTTKLSVEKDKTSITSDIGMEFIDPRTQNTLFSTDYETHEFHLPNGVKILNVQKASTERITSNATSDLNIKVDGRAIVRGNEGVFIMGKTIEFRMHGDMELKAKNSIILNGTVMVSTSRLPSSYGEKFNNVDWLRYKLCMCADGTLFRVEVKTRNMGCQTSVNPCGTTH, via the exons ATGCGTGAGAAGGCTGTGGAGCGGAGAAACATTAATAAAGAACACAACAGTAACTTTAAGGCTGGATATATCCCAATTGATGAAGACCGTCTCCATAAAACAGGCTTACGGGGCAGGAAAGGCAACTTGGCTATTTGTGTGAttgttctcctttttattttGGCTGTCATCAATTTGATT ATCACACTTGTCATCTGGGCTGTGATTCGTATTGGGCCCAATGGTTGTGACAGCATGGAGTTTCATGAGAGTGGCTTACTGCGATTTAAACAAGTATCCGACATGGGAGTTATACATCCATTATATAAAAGTACAGTAGGAGGCAGGCGTAATGAAGATTTGGTTATCACTGGAAATAACCAGCCT ATTGTATTTCAGCAAGGAACAACAAAACTTAGTGTGGAAAAGGACAAAACCTCCATTACCAGTGATATTGGTATGGAATTTATTGACCCAAGGACACAGAATACTTTGTTCAGCACAGACTATGAGACTCATGAGTTTCATTTGCCAAATGGAGTGAAAATTTTGAATGTACAGAAGGCATCTACGGAGAGG atTACCAGCAATGCTACCAGTGACCTAAATATAAAGGTTGACGGACGTGCCATTGTTCGTGGAAATGAAGGTGTTTTCATCATGGGCAAAACCATTGAGTTTCGCATGCATGGTGATATGGAACTAAAGGCA AAAAACAGCATTATCTTAAATGGAACTGTGATGGTCAGCACATCTCGACTTCCAAGTTCTTATGGGGAAAAGTTTAATAATGTTGACTGGCTGCGCTACAAGCTCTGTATGTGTGCAGATGGAACTCTATTCCGAGTTGAAGTGAAGACCCGCAACATGGGTTGTCAAACCTCAGTCAACCCTTGTGGAACCACACACTAA